In the Telopea speciosissima isolate NSW1024214 ecotype Mountain lineage chromosome 6, Tspe_v1, whole genome shotgun sequence genome, TGTCATTGCATTTAGGTTTTCCTCTTTGCAAATTCGAAGTGCAAGAGGTATTTCCACAATAGACTGAAGCCTTCGAAGCTAACATGGACAGCCATGTATAGGAAGCAGCATAAGAAGGTAAACATTGTTGTCATCACGGTCATCTTTATGTTCTTATTGCTGCAaatgttttttaatttatatttgtGTGCTATGCTTGATCAATGATTAAATTAATCTGATTTTTTTCTATCTCTCTTAGGACATTGCTGCTGAGCAAGTAAAGAAAAGACGTCGTGCTACCAAGAAGCCTTATTCAAGGTCGATTGTTGGTGCTACCTTGGAGGtgatccaaaagaaaagaacagagaaGGCAGAAGTCCGAGATGCTGCCAGGGAAGCTGCTCTACGGTATGCTCTCCCTCTTCAGTGCTTTCAAAGTTGGCTTTCTTGTAATCTCAATGATTTCAAGTGGTCCAAAACTTGTTCTA is a window encoding:
- the LOC122666234 gene encoding 60S ribosomal protein L24-like; translation: MVLKTELCRFSGAKIYPGKGIRFVRSDSQVFLFANSKCKRYFHNRLKPSKLTWTAMYRKQHKKDIAAEQVKKRRRATKKPYSRSIVGATLEVIQKKRTEKAEVRDAAREAALREIKERIKKTKDEKKAKKAEVTKTQKAQTKGNLPKGAAPKGAKLGGGGKR